In Paenibacillus sp. BIC5C1, a genomic segment contains:
- a CDS encoding TetR/AcrR family transcriptional regulator produces the protein MDRRIQKSRESIIEAFIQLLSEKNFEQITINQIAERANVSRGTVYLHFMDKFDLLDQCIKSHLVELIESSLFCGVTGIFPSKEALLHSFRYLKEHDLFYGAVLADQSVPEFRTRLQAALLRGLDKQIDMSGINQGRNKGIMIQFLASALAGMIEWWITSAEPYSVEELVDELWILMERNQMTPVPHV, from the coding sequence ATGGACAGAAGAATACAAAAATCACGTGAATCGATTATAGAGGCCTTTATTCAACTGCTGTCCGAAAAAAATTTCGAGCAAATCACGATTAATCAAATTGCAGAGCGAGCGAATGTAAGTCGCGGAACGGTTTATTTGCATTTTATGGACAAGTTTGATTTGTTGGATCAGTGTATAAAATCCCATTTGGTGGAACTGATCGAGAGCAGTCTCTTCTGCGGAGTCACTGGCATATTTCCTTCCAAAGAAGCTCTGCTGCACAGTTTTCGGTATCTGAAAGAACATGACCTATTCTATGGTGCAGTGTTGGCTGATCAAAGTGTTCCGGAATTTCGAACTCGCTTGCAAGCTGCTCTGTTGAGAGGACTGGATAAACAAATCGACATGAGTGGCATCAATCAGGGAAGGAACAAGGGGATTATGATTCAATTCCTTGCTTCCGCGCTGGCTGGCATGATTGAATGGTGGATTACCTCAGCCGAACCGTACTCCGTAGAAGAATTGGTTGATGAATTATGGATTCTGATGGAACGCAATCAAATGACACCTGTACCTCACGTATAG
- a CDS encoding AraC family transcriptional regulator — protein sequence MSLQQAGYPVQRTATYKEWSPSVHYAQFQSLPPGKLAKRRLYDFELLYVSQGEAATYMNDKHHILKAGQLILLPSGVYHQNEVVSSPEARFIGIHFDFFNELTIQTEADMVVNEETVLHHKFAVEACAEGMTPLSINPVYTPSPATVQLMEQLVHEFTMRPPGYELVCKGLMLQILTHLLRSSWRRSSRHDSVHGEKLLELMKRIEVSPSDPWTNSGIAKQLNLSVDHMAKLFKQMAGIPPNEYIQSVRLSEARKLLRETDHSIEAVGVQSGYPDIHYFSRMFRKYEGISPREYRKLSRML from the coding sequence ATGTCTCTCCAACAAGCGGGATATCCTGTGCAACGAACCGCCACTTACAAGGAATGGTCCCCGAGCGTGCATTACGCTCAGTTCCAGAGTCTTCCTCCTGGCAAACTGGCCAAGCGGCGTCTGTATGATTTTGAACTTCTGTACGTCTCTCAAGGTGAAGCGGCAACTTATATGAACGATAAACACCATATTCTGAAGGCGGGTCAGCTAATCTTGCTGCCTTCCGGTGTCTATCATCAGAATGAGGTGGTTTCGAGCCCGGAAGCACGTTTCATTGGCATTCATTTTGATTTCTTCAACGAATTGACCATTCAGACCGAGGCAGATATGGTTGTTAACGAAGAGACGGTTCTGCACCACAAATTCGCAGTGGAAGCTTGCGCAGAGGGCATGACGCCGCTATCTATCAACCCGGTGTATACCCCTTCTCCAGCTACCGTGCAGCTTATGGAGCAACTAGTACATGAATTTACGATGCGCCCACCGGGATATGAACTGGTATGCAAAGGCTTGATGCTGCAAATATTGACGCATCTGCTGCGTTCATCCTGGCGAAGGTCGTCACGCCATGATTCGGTACACGGGGAGAAGCTGCTCGAACTCATGAAACGTATAGAAGTCTCCCCATCCGACCCGTGGACCAATTCGGGCATCGCCAAACAATTGAACCTGAGTGTGGATCACATGGCCAAATTGTTCAAACAGATGGCGGGCATACCGCCCAACGAATACATTCAATCCGTCCGTCTGAGCGAGGCACGCAAACTATTGCGGGAAACCGATCATTCCATTGAGGCTGTCGGTGTACAAAGTGGTTACCCGGACATTCATTATTTCAGCCGCATGTTCCGCAAATATGAAGGCATTTCACCTCGGGAATACCGGAAGTTATCCAGAATGTTATAA
- a CDS encoding ABC transporter substrate-binding protein, translating to MRAKSKRLFNVWALVLATMVVISGCGNGGSSENADSSGSGSSQSEPVTITYSQWGTAEELHRTQELLDQFMKANTDIKVKLEGKDWGSYWDGLTANAAGGTLPDVFKTSYAYVEKYAELGIFKELDGLLAENQFDLNNVDKSLLGLHQYQGKQVSLPIDANVIVWYYNKAIFENEATNPHKAPVPSLEPTWDEITDIATKLTLDKNGKSADEAGFDAGNIVQWGLSISPGSTMDWFLEPELWSNGAKLVNDDGSLALETPEAMEVLNYFIDLTKNKKINTTPAQIEGLGGQVNLAITTSKVAMNPGGSWNTTNYQEAGVDYGISYLPKFKTNQTVVQPAGLAISSNTKHEEAAYKLLAWLAGPEGQTELAKQGYSIPANKAAADAYIATVGEDNKIFLDAQQYGIVSPFTTKKTDLVWTYGEQSLKLPLAGDGDLNAALKDLASKMQ from the coding sequence ATGAGAGCGAAGAGTAAACGGCTATTCAATGTATGGGCACTTGTACTTGCTACAATGGTGGTGATCAGTGGATGTGGAAATGGGGGATCGTCCGAAAACGCCGACTCTTCTGGTTCAGGCAGCAGTCAGAGTGAACCTGTAACGATCACATACTCTCAATGGGGGACGGCAGAAGAGCTTCATCGTACACAGGAACTGCTGGATCAGTTCATGAAGGCCAATACCGATATTAAGGTCAAACTCGAAGGCAAGGATTGGGGCAGCTACTGGGACGGACTAACAGCGAATGCAGCTGGGGGCACACTTCCGGACGTGTTCAAAACGAGTTATGCATACGTGGAGAAATACGCCGAGCTGGGCATTTTCAAGGAATTGGACGGCTTGCTCGCGGAAAATCAGTTTGATCTGAACAATGTGGACAAAAGTCTGCTCGGCCTTCATCAATACCAGGGTAAACAAGTATCCCTACCTATCGATGCCAACGTCATCGTATGGTATTACAACAAAGCGATCTTTGAGAATGAAGCCACGAATCCTCATAAAGCTCCCGTTCCATCGCTTGAGCCAACGTGGGATGAAATTACCGACATTGCAACCAAGCTGACGCTGGATAAGAACGGGAAAAGCGCAGACGAAGCGGGTTTTGACGCAGGAAACATTGTGCAGTGGGGCTTGTCCATTTCACCAGGGTCAACGATGGATTGGTTCCTGGAGCCGGAGTTGTGGTCCAACGGTGCGAAACTGGTGAATGACGATGGCTCCCTGGCACTTGAGACACCTGAAGCGATGGAAGTGCTGAACTATTTTATCGACTTGACCAAAAATAAAAAGATCAACACCACACCTGCACAGATTGAAGGTTTGGGTGGACAGGTGAACCTTGCGATTACGACATCCAAAGTAGCGATGAATCCGGGTGGCAGCTGGAATACAACCAACTACCAGGAGGCTGGTGTGGATTATGGTATCTCCTATTTGCCGAAATTCAAAACGAACCAAACCGTTGTTCAGCCAGCAGGTCTTGCCATCAGCTCCAATACAAAACATGAAGAGGCGGCTTACAAGCTGCTGGCTTGGCTGGCAGGTCCGGAAGGTCAGACAGAACTGGCGAAGCAGGGATACTCGATTCCGGCGAACAAGGCCGCAGCGGATGCTTATATTGCCACTGTAGGTGAAGATAATAAAATCTTCCTGGATGCGCAGCAGTATGGCATTGTATCTCCCTTTACAACCAAGAAAACCGATCTGGTCTGGACGTATGGTGAGCAATCACTCAAACTTCCGCTTGCCGGAGATGGTGATCTGAACGCAGCACTTAAGGATTTGGCCTCCAAGATGCAATAA
- a CDS encoding carbohydrate ABC transporter permease — protein MNSRKIAVKASQYTMLIVALMLFAGPLVWMLSTMLKTKAETYKVPPTILPDTFSLEAFERLFAVQPMMWQWIQNSFIISFFVAAGAVVSSSLVAYGFSRFATKYRNILFPVVLVTLMIPPSIMMIPSYVLFSKLNWIDTWLPLIVPAWLGGAYYIFLFRQFFMTIPQELDEATYLDGGNRWTVYARVIMPLSKPIIMTTIIFAFVNSWLDFLGPFLYIKNAEMFTLSVGLQLLIGQTSQDLPALAAGAFISIVPIGLLYLFAQRYIVEGVVLTGTKG, from the coding sequence ATGAACAGCCGAAAAATAGCGGTAAAAGCGTCCCAATATACCATGCTGATTGTAGCATTAATGCTGTTCGCAGGGCCTCTAGTATGGATGCTCTCGACCATGCTGAAAACCAAAGCGGAAACCTACAAGGTACCTCCAACCATCCTGCCAGACACATTCAGTCTGGAAGCCTTTGAACGGTTGTTCGCTGTACAGCCGATGATGTGGCAGTGGATTCAGAACTCATTTATCATTTCCTTTTTTGTTGCGGCGGGAGCGGTGGTGTCCAGTTCACTTGTCGCTTACGGTTTCTCCCGTTTTGCAACGAAGTATCGGAATATTCTGTTCCCGGTCGTGCTTGTTACCTTAATGATTCCTCCATCCATTATGATGATTCCCTCGTACGTCCTTTTTTCCAAGCTGAACTGGATTGACACCTGGTTGCCGCTCATTGTTCCAGCCTGGCTAGGAGGCGCCTATTATATCTTCCTGTTCCGACAGTTTTTCATGACCATTCCCCAGGAGCTGGATGAGGCTACATATCTCGATGGCGGCAATCGCTGGACGGTATATGCACGAGTCATTATGCCGCTGTCCAAACCTATTATTATGACGACCATTATTTTTGCCTTTGTGAATTCCTGGCTCGATTTTCTGGGGCCGTTCCTGTATATCAAAAACGCAGAAATGTTCACGCTGAGTGTGGGCTTGCAGCTGCTGATTGGTCAGACGAGCCAGGATTTGCCGGCGCTCGCTGCGGGTGCATTTATAAGTATTGTACCTATCGGTCTGCTGTATCTGTTTGCACAACGTTATATCGTCGAGGGGGTGGTGCTTACGGGCACCAAAGGGTAG
- a CDS encoding LacI family DNA-binding transcriptional regulator, which yields MAKLKDIADRVGVSISTVSRVMKNDVNRSVSDETRKKIWDTAEELGYRSQRPAKKKKVQPKTAYAIGCVVAIPQNKYNSPYFSVIMEGIEKQLAEAGMRLEFVYSIENDGDIVQLQSLVKEHQIDGMIVVERIDPEAYRWLKTNVRTVVGVDITDPDIPVVGYDREEAAREATNHLIAQGHRIIAYIGGAEFKNDFLEEKRFLGYRRAMTDAGLPIDNDWVIDVKWDVSLSYELTKQAFTNNANRPTAIFAASDMMAIAAMRAATEQGLRIPEDIAFFGVDNIEISEFTSPPLSTIHVPKLEMGMFAVKQLLDYLDHSYEVAVKMIVPYRCIFRQSSNGKIK from the coding sequence ATGGCAAAATTGAAGGATATTGCAGACCGCGTTGGTGTATCGATCTCTACCGTTTCACGTGTGATGAAGAACGATGTCAATCGATCGGTCAGCGATGAAACCCGCAAAAAAATATGGGACACCGCTGAGGAACTGGGCTACCGTTCACAGCGTCCGGCCAAGAAGAAAAAGGTTCAGCCCAAGACGGCATATGCGATTGGCTGTGTGGTAGCCATTCCCCAAAATAAATACAACAGTCCGTATTTTTCTGTCATTATGGAAGGCATTGAGAAGCAGCTTGCTGAAGCGGGCATGCGTCTGGAATTTGTGTACAGCATCGAAAATGACGGGGATATTGTACAGCTGCAGTCTCTGGTGAAGGAACATCAGATTGATGGCATGATTGTGGTGGAACGGATTGATCCGGAAGCCTATCGCTGGCTTAAGACCAATGTACGGACTGTTGTGGGTGTGGATATTACGGACCCGGATATTCCGGTCGTCGGTTATGATCGTGAAGAGGCTGCGAGGGAAGCAACGAATCATCTGATTGCCCAAGGGCATCGGATCATTGCCTACATTGGCGGAGCAGAATTCAAGAATGATTTTCTGGAGGAAAAACGATTTCTTGGTTATCGGCGTGCCATGACTGATGCGGGATTACCTATTGATAATGATTGGGTGATCGATGTGAAATGGGATGTTTCGCTAAGTTATGAATTGACCAAGCAGGCATTTACCAATAATGCGAACAGACCTACGGCCATCTTTGCAGCCAGTGATATGATGGCGATTGCGGCCATGCGTGCTGCAACCGAACAGGGGCTCCGCATTCCGGAGGATATTGCCTTTTTTGGGGTAGATAATATTGAAATATCCGAATTCACCTCTCCACCGCTATCGACCATCCATGTACCCAAGCTGGAGATGGGCATGTTCGCGGTGAAACAGCTGCTCGATTATCTGGATCATTCGTATGAAGTGGCAGTCAAAATGATCGTACCGTACCGCTGTATATTCCGCCAGTCTTCCAATGGCAAAATAAAATAG
- the arr gene encoding NAD(+)--rifampin ADP-ribosyltransferase, translating into MDDPKNVLDNGPFFHGTKAELNIGDLLEPQYLSNYQDKKSNYIYFTGTLNAAKWGAELAKTNAKERIYIVEPLGDFENDPNLTDKKFPGNPTRSYRSKSPLKIVAELASWERHSDEEINHMLTSLKKLSDEGKNVIYD; encoded by the coding sequence ATGGATGATCCAAAAAATGTCTTAGATAATGGCCCTTTTTTTCATGGTACTAAAGCAGAACTGAACATTGGAGATTTATTAGAACCGCAATACTTATCCAATTACCAAGATAAAAAATCTAACTATATTTACTTTACGGGAACACTAAATGCTGCCAAGTGGGGTGCTGAATTAGCAAAAACGAACGCCAAAGAAAGAATCTACATTGTAGAACCATTAGGAGATTTTGAAAATGATCCTAACTTAACTGATAAAAAATTCCCCGGCAACCCAACACGCTCATACAGATCTAAATCACCTCTAAAAATAGTAGCTGAATTAGCTTCATGGGAAAGACACTCCGATGAAGAGATAAATCATATGCTCACATCTTTAAAAAAATTAAGTGATGAAGGGAAAAATGTGATCTACGATTAA
- a CDS encoding DUF4832 domain-containing protein — MTRLLDQSKRSFGLFLAFVLMITLLLPAGALPKASAATITIDGNVSDWSSVSALTTNSGTAQTLKATNDGTNLYLLIQGSGLSTTMGNFWINTDNNTSTGYQAAGWGVTGVEWLLENTGLYRYGGSGTDWVWNFNSTLTSSQFYRSSTVIEVAIPLSTLQISAGSTVRVGYIDNSSDTSRLPAAGQTLPAYLLTSAGSGGGTGNNTVVNPVELDSPLNNPFKGWAPSAKSTTYAQPHRLVYAGVTWKELESTKGTYDFSAIEAANNFAYWKSKGVKVVFRFILDSPTGQAHRDIPDWLYNDMIARGESPGTVYNDTTGGMGAGNNMGFSPNYNSTYLQERHKLAIEAIAARYNTNDRPVAFVQIGSLGHWGEFHTWPYVGPNGETNYTGAFPTNDISNKYVQHYIDAFAGKEDKMQVLIRRSIALAKTNNKGMVMGMFNDVFGHKDSFDADWGWYTGTQNGYWDDIGQQQPAHANFWETRISGGEFYGGASGMLAALTTGSGFTETLRQTELSKPSWLGPNSPASLPLNHALQANIDALKKRMGYHFVVKEISHPSTISGNTLTTTIKVENKGVQHFPFAWPVEIQLRSGNTVVAKKTTTVNLTTWKTGTYTLTDSIPVSGLAAGTYDIAIAIIDPETNKPGVDFANTNKLTDGSFKLSSVTK, encoded by the coding sequence ATGACAAGATTATTGGATCAAAGCAAGCGGAGCTTTGGACTATTTTTGGCTTTTGTCCTTATGATTACTCTGCTATTGCCTGCGGGAGCCTTGCCCAAAGCCTCTGCTGCAACCATCACCATTGATGGCAATGTCAGCGACTGGAGCAGCGTTAGTGCTCTCACCACCAATAGCGGCACTGCCCAGACGCTCAAGGCGACCAATGATGGAACCAACCTCTATCTGCTTATTCAAGGCTCTGGTCTGAGTACAACGATGGGCAACTTCTGGATCAATACCGATAACAATACTTCAACCGGTTACCAGGCTGCGGGCTGGGGAGTTACAGGAGTGGAGTGGCTGCTTGAAAATACGGGGTTATACCGCTATGGCGGCAGCGGGACCGACTGGGTCTGGAACTTCAACAGCACGTTGACCAGCTCCCAATTCTATCGCAGCTCCACCGTCATAGAGGTCGCTATTCCTCTCTCTACACTGCAAATCAGTGCAGGCAGCACAGTGCGAGTCGGGTACATCGACAACAGCTCGGATACATCGAGATTGCCCGCGGCTGGACAAACACTGCCCGCTTACCTTCTGACCTCGGCTGGATCAGGTGGCGGTACAGGGAACAATACCGTGGTGAATCCCGTAGAGCTGGACAGCCCACTCAACAACCCATTCAAAGGCTGGGCGCCTTCAGCCAAGAGCACAACCTATGCACAGCCACACAGGCTCGTATATGCCGGAGTGACTTGGAAGGAGCTTGAATCTACCAAGGGCACATATGATTTTAGTGCAATTGAAGCCGCCAACAATTTTGCCTACTGGAAAAGTAAAGGCGTCAAAGTGGTGTTCCGCTTCATTCTGGACAGCCCGACAGGACAGGCTCACAGGGATATTCCCGACTGGCTCTACAATGACATGATTGCCCGCGGTGAATCCCCGGGAACCGTATACAACGATACCACCGGAGGCATGGGTGCGGGAAACAACATGGGCTTCTCTCCGAACTACAACTCCACCTATCTGCAAGAACGCCACAAATTAGCCATTGAGGCCATTGCCGCAAGATACAACACCAATGATCGTCCGGTCGCCTTTGTCCAGATCGGTTCTCTCGGACACTGGGGCGAGTTCCATACATGGCCTTATGTCGGACCAAATGGGGAGACCAATTACACAGGCGCTTTCCCTACCAATGACATCTCGAACAAGTATGTCCAGCATTATATCGATGCTTTTGCCGGCAAAGAGGACAAAATGCAGGTTCTGATCCGGCGCAGTATCGCCCTCGCCAAAACCAATAATAAAGGCATGGTCATGGGCATGTTCAACGATGTGTTTGGACATAAAGACAGCTTCGATGCCGATTGGGGCTGGTACACAGGCACCCAGAATGGCTATTGGGATGACATCGGTCAACAACAGCCAGCACATGCGAACTTCTGGGAGACACGGATCTCAGGCGGCGAATTCTACGGGGGAGCTTCCGGCATGCTTGCAGCATTAACCACCGGTAGCGGATTTACGGAAACGTTACGTCAAACGGAGCTTAGCAAACCAAGTTGGTTGGGTCCGAATTCCCCTGCCTCGCTTCCTCTGAATCATGCCTTACAGGCCAATATCGATGCACTCAAGAAACGAATGGGTTACCACTTTGTGGTGAAGGAAATCTCGCACCCATCCACCATTAGCGGAAACACATTGACAACAACCATTAAAGTGGAGAATAAAGGCGTACAGCACTTCCCGTTTGCCTGGCCGGTTGAAATTCAGCTTCGCAGCGGCAATACCGTGGTGGCCAAGAAAACAACAACCGTTAATCTGACCACGTGGAAAACGGGTACCTACACCCTGACCGATTCCATTCCGGTCTCCGGTCTTGCTGCCGGAACCTATGATATCGCGATAGCGATCATTGACCCGGAAACGAATAAACCTGGCGTAGACTTTGCCAATACAAACAAGCTGACCGACGGCTCTTTCAAGCTGAGCAGTGTAACGAAGTAA
- a CDS encoding carbohydrate ABC transporter permease — protein sequence MNRLRKYDTLLFFLFILPWIIGFITFFLFPFGTSVFYAFTDARLPGATNFNFVGIDNFTHMMDDPIFLKSLMNTMFFVVFGVPIVTAGMLGLAMLLNFNVKGIALFRTFFYLPTLVPIVATVIIWRLVFNSEFGILNAGLGALGIGKVDWIGGEHTIKPVIIMLQVWISGSGVLIFLAALKNVPRHLYEAAAIDGASGIRRFFQITLPMISPSILFVIIIQTMYNFQMFTEALLLSKGGPNYSAYTFVYNIYKSAFTDLKFSMAMTQSIFLFAVISLVTLILMKVSNRFVYYEGER from the coding sequence ATGAACAGGTTGAGAAAATATGACACACTGCTGTTTTTTCTCTTCATTTTGCCTTGGATTATCGGATTTATTACCTTTTTCCTGTTTCCTTTCGGGACTTCGGTCTTCTACGCTTTTACGGATGCGAGACTTCCGGGAGCGACCAACTTCAATTTTGTCGGTATTGATAATTTTACACACATGATGGATGATCCCATCTTCTTGAAAAGCTTGATGAACACGATGTTTTTCGTTGTATTCGGTGTTCCGATCGTAACGGCGGGTATGCTCGGTCTGGCGATGCTGCTTAATTTTAATGTCAAAGGTATTGCCTTGTTCCGCACCTTCTTCTATTTACCGACCCTGGTGCCCATTGTGGCAACGGTTATTATCTGGCGGCTGGTGTTCAACTCCGAATTCGGCATCCTGAACGCCGGACTTGGCGCGCTGGGTATAGGCAAAGTGGACTGGATTGGCGGGGAGCACACGATCAAGCCGGTCATCATCATGCTTCAGGTCTGGATCTCGGGCAGTGGAGTACTGATCTTCCTGGCTGCACTGAAAAATGTACCCCGACATTTGTATGAAGCTGCTGCCATTGACGGTGCAAGCGGGATTCGCCGATTTTTCCAAATTACGCTGCCGATGATCAGTCCTTCCATCCTGTTTGTCATCATTATTCAGACAATGTATAACTTTCAGATGTTTACGGAAGCACTGCTGCTATCCAAGGGTGGTCCGAACTACTCTGCGTATACGTTTGTCTACAATATATACAAGTCGGCCTTTACCGATCTGAAATTCAGCATGGCGATGACGCAGTCGATTTTCCTGTTTGCCGTGATCTCGCTTGTCACCCTGATCCTGATGAAAGTATCCAACCGCTTTGTGTATTACGAGGGAGAACGATAG
- a CDS encoding NADP-dependent oxidoreductase, whose product MMKAVVIENYGGSEVFAEQELDIPHISDTQVLVEMKATTVSSADQLIRSGTFRHFMPTQFPYVLGVDITGIVVATGEKVTRVQTGDRVIAVSRTGGGYAEYVAVEESDLAVITQSLSDAEAASVSASGMTAWQALFHYGKLQPGQRILIHTGAGGVGHIAIQLAKQHGAYVITTARAHNHSFVLQLGADEVIDYTTTDFAEILSPVDVVLDMVRDPVVDKVTGIGATELKNYSILKNNGTFISLVNPAIVKQPLIRGIDAQFALISPNANDWEAFIQWIQTNKLDIHVDNVFPFTRQGVAEAHKYYDTRNMRGKIVIQRDVITDDLSSIVAQETGMSDL is encoded by the coding sequence ATGATGAAAGCAGTAGTGATAGAAAATTACGGAGGCTCGGAGGTTTTTGCGGAGCAGGAGCTCGATATACCACATATTAGTGATACACAGGTGCTCGTGGAGATGAAGGCGACCACAGTATCTTCAGCGGATCAACTGATTAGGAGCGGAACATTCAGGCATTTCATGCCCACCCAATTCCCTTATGTTCTTGGAGTCGATATAACTGGAATCGTCGTGGCCACAGGGGAAAAGGTTACTCGTGTACAAACCGGGGATCGCGTTATTGCGGTGTCTCGTACAGGAGGTGGTTACGCTGAATATGTCGCAGTGGAAGAATCCGATCTTGCTGTGATAACGCAGTCCCTTTCCGATGCAGAAGCTGCTTCGGTCTCTGCGTCCGGCATGACGGCCTGGCAAGCCTTATTTCACTATGGTAAACTGCAGCCGGGACAGCGTATTCTGATCCACACCGGTGCAGGTGGCGTAGGACATATCGCCATACAATTAGCCAAACAACACGGCGCTTATGTGATCACCACGGCTCGGGCCCATAATCATTCATTTGTTCTTCAGCTCGGTGCCGACGAAGTCATTGATTATACAACAACCGACTTTGCTGAGATTTTGAGTCCTGTTGATGTCGTGCTGGATATGGTTCGCGACCCGGTTGTCGATAAAGTCACGGGAATCGGAGCAACAGAACTGAAAAATTACAGCATATTAAAGAATAATGGGACGTTCATTTCCCTTGTAAATCCGGCGATTGTTAAGCAACCTCTCATCCGAGGAATTGATGCCCAGTTTGCCTTAATCAGCCCCAATGCTAACGACTGGGAAGCGTTTATCCAATGGATTCAGACGAATAAGCTCGATATACATGTAGACAACGTATTCCCCTTTACCCGCCAAGGTGTAGCCGAAGCTCATAAATATTACGACACCCGGAATATGAGAGGAAAAATTGTCATCCAGAGGGATGTTATCACAGATGATCTATCTTCCATAGTTGCTCAAGAAACTGGGATGTCCGACTTGTAG
- a CDS encoding Gfo/Idh/MocA family protein, translating into MGKIKMAFIGVGDMGSHHCIGFDLLEDSEVRYICDMNEANVARTLAELKNSNPTIVSDYRELLAKEDLDAVVISVPNYLHREVAVAFLEAGKHVFLEKPVAHTIEDCDAIIEAAEASGRVLQIGLVYRYSNLYRRMEKELENGRLGDVKLMWCKEFRDPFPPADWFYDKTKSGGAIVEKDCHHFDIFNWMIQAKPVRVFASGGQHVMKQGEPNRIQNSYSHYPTKEISDTSIVDHAFITIDYDNGSKANLGLCMYLKPRNLMGEGLEIGLIGENGGQMVARNDKTIDIVGGQDWTKDHLEIDVTSDSIMGGHTGGQTQRIDFLKCVQEGRQPFASAQVGRNALLIALAAEKSILEERYVYLEEISG; encoded by the coding sequence ATGGGAAAGATAAAAATGGCTTTTATCGGTGTAGGAGACATGGGGTCACATCATTGCATTGGTTTTGATTTGCTCGAGGATAGTGAGGTTCGTTATATCTGTGATATGAATGAAGCCAATGTGGCACGTACGCTGGCTGAACTTAAGAACAGTAATCCCACCATTGTTAGCGATTATCGTGAACTGCTTGCCAAGGAAGATTTGGATGCGGTGGTCATCAGTGTACCGAACTATTTGCATCGTGAAGTGGCAGTCGCTTTTCTGGAAGCGGGTAAGCATGTATTCCTGGAGAAACCGGTCGCCCATACCATTGAGGACTGTGATGCCATTATAGAAGCGGCTGAAGCCTCGGGACGGGTATTGCAGATCGGATTGGTTTATCGGTATTCGAATCTGTATCGCCGAATGGAGAAGGAATTGGAGAACGGGCGCCTTGGTGACGTGAAATTGATGTGGTGCAAGGAATTCCGTGACCCGTTCCCACCTGCGGATTGGTTCTATGACAAGACCAAGTCTGGGGGAGCGATTGTGGAGAAGGATTGTCATCACTTCGACATTTTCAACTGGATGATCCAGGCGAAGCCTGTCCGCGTGTTTGCCTCTGGAGGCCAGCATGTCATGAAGCAAGGAGAGCCTAATCGAATTCAGAATTCATACAGTCACTATCCGACGAAAGAAATTTCGGATACCTCCATCGTGGACCATGCCTTTATCACCATTGATTATGATAACGGCAGTAAGGCCAATCTCGGCCTGTGCATGTATTTGAAACCGCGCAATCTGATGGGAGAAGGGCTTGAGATTGGCCTGATCGGAGAGAACGGCGGCCAGATGGTGGCCCGTAATGACAAGACGATTGATATCGTTGGCGGACAGGACTGGACGAAGGACCATCTGGAGATTGATGTGACGTCGGATTCCATTATGGGTGGACATACCGGTGGACAGACCCAACGCATTGATTTTCTGAAATGTGTACAGGAAGGCAGACAGCCTTTTGCTAGTGCGCAGGTTGGTCGTAACGCGCTGCTTATTGCCCTGGCGGCAGAGAAATCTATTTTGGAAGAACGGTACGTCTATTTAGAAGAAATTTCAGGCTGA